In Sphingomonas phyllosphaerae, one DNA window encodes the following:
- a CDS encoding peptidylprolyl isomerase, translating into MSMLTALLLLAQTPAAAVPAPHEPVESDWRTIPDDELLVMRLKGDRSVVIRLAAGYAPLHVASIRTLAHAHWWDGLSVYRVQENWVAQWGDASEKKPLAPGVPTHLPPEFEIARFAPAQTLTRADPHSAASGITADGWPVASDGHGHAWLTHCYGMVNVARDADPTSGSGAEMSTPIGQSARRLDRNYALVGRIIAGMQYLSSLPRSDAPMGFYADAAEHTPIVAMRLAIDIPAAERPRYQYRAADNPRFAAMIRRRENPPAPTIGGGGIEVCEVPLEVRRVP; encoded by the coding sequence ATGTCGATGCTCACCGCCCTGCTGCTGCTCGCCCAGACGCCCGCCGCGGCGGTGCCGGCGCCCCATGAACCGGTGGAGAGCGACTGGCGCACCATCCCCGATGACGAGCTGCTGGTCATGCGGCTCAAGGGCGACCGCAGCGTCGTGATCCGGCTTGCGGCCGGCTATGCGCCGCTGCACGTCGCGAGCATCCGCACGCTGGCGCACGCGCATTGGTGGGACGGGCTGAGCGTCTATCGCGTGCAGGAAAACTGGGTGGCACAATGGGGTGACGCCAGCGAGAAGAAGCCGCTCGCGCCCGGCGTGCCGACGCATTTGCCCCCCGAGTTCGAGATCGCGCGGTTCGCGCCAGCGCAGACGCTGACGCGCGCCGATCCGCATTCGGCGGCATCGGGGATCACTGCGGACGGCTGGCCGGTCGCCAGCGACGGGCACGGCCATGCGTGGCTGACGCATTGCTATGGCATGGTCAACGTCGCGCGCGATGCCGATCCCACCTCCGGGTCAGGCGCGGAGATGTCGACGCCGATCGGCCAGTCGGCGCGACGGCTCGACCGCAACTATGCGCTCGTCGGGCGGATCATCGCGGGAATGCAATATCTCTCGTCGCTGCCGCGCAGCGATGCGCCGATGGGCTTCTACGCCGACGCCGCCGAGCACACCCCGATCGTCGCGATGCGGCTTGCCATCGACATCCCCGCTGCCGAGCGCCCGCGCTATCAATATCGCGCCGCCGACAATCCGCGCTTCGCGGCGATGATCCGCCGTCGCGAGAACCCGCCCGCGCCGACGATCGGCGGTGGTGGGATCGAGGTGTGCGAGGTGCCACTGGAGGTGCGGCGGGTGCCTTGA
- a CDS encoding DUF445 domain-containing protein has product MRRVAGLLLVAMAAAFFATRALEPRHSAWGFVRAFAEAAMVGGLADWFAVTALFRHPLGLPIPHTAIIPRNKDRIGDQLAQFLREYFLIPAVVARRMQRIDVAAAAGRWLANPRGAGGSRLTRGISRLATEVLQALDQERLGGMVRAMMVTRVRETELSPMLGRALAAAMAEERHRPVIDALVRWMRGALGSNEHLIRTIVHDRAGTVLRWTGLDETLANKIIDGLDKLVAEMADNPEHPLRLKVEEAMAGVAERLQHDPEMRARVETVKIELLENPAMQDWINGLWEQARAAMLRAARDPDALMAGKLGEALHQLGATLQDDPRLGRIINRFVRRAAVGAAADYGDAIVRLVSETVRGWDAQTVTQRLENAVGKDLQFIRINGTLVGGMVGVVIHTIDVSL; this is encoded by the coding sequence ATGCGGCGCGTCGCGGGGCTGTTGCTGGTGGCGATGGCGGCGGCGTTCTTCGCGACGCGCGCGCTGGAGCCGCGGCATTCGGCCTGGGGGTTCGTCCGCGCCTTTGCCGAGGCGGCGATGGTCGGCGGGCTGGCGGACTGGTTCGCGGTGACCGCGCTGTTCCGCCATCCGCTTGGGCTGCCGATCCCGCATACCGCGATCATCCCGCGCAACAAGGACCGGATCGGCGATCAGCTCGCGCAATTCCTGCGCGAATATTTCCTGATCCCGGCGGTGGTCGCGCGGCGGATGCAGCGGATCGACGTCGCCGCGGCGGCGGGGCGGTGGCTCGCCAATCCGCGCGGGGCAGGGGGCAGCCGGCTGACACGCGGCATCTCGCGGCTCGCGACCGAGGTGTTGCAGGCGCTCGACCAGGAGCGGCTGGGCGGGATGGTGCGCGCGATGATGGTGACGCGCGTGCGCGAGACCGAGCTGTCGCCGATGCTGGGCCGCGCGCTGGCGGCGGCGATGGCGGAGGAGCGGCATCGCCCCGTGATCGATGCGCTGGTGCGCTGGATGCGCGGCGCGCTGGGGTCGAACGAGCATCTGATCCGCACAATCGTGCACGACCGCGCCGGCACGGTGCTGCGCTGGACCGGGCTGGACGAGACGCTGGCCAACAAGATCATCGACGGGCTCGACAAATTGGTCGCGGAGATGGCCGACAATCCCGAGCATCCGCTGCGCCTGAAGGTCGAGGAGGCGATGGCGGGCGTCGCCGAGCGGCTCCAGCACGATCCAGAGATGCGCGCGCGGGTGGAGACGGTGAAGATCGAGCTGCTCGAGAATCCGGCGATGCAGGACTGGATCAACGGGCTTTGGGAACAGGCGCGCGCCGCGATGCTGCGCGCCGCGCGCGACCCCGATGCGTTGATGGCGGGCAAGCTGGGGGAGGCGTTGCATCAACTGGGCGCGACCTTGCAGGACGATCCGCGGCTGGGGCGGATCATCAATCGCTTCGTGCGCCGCGCGGCGGTTGGCGCGGCGGCCGATTACGGCGACGCGATCGTGCGGCTGGTGTCGGAGACGGTGCGCGGCTGGGATGCGCAGACCGTGACGCAGCGACTCGAGAATGCGGTCGGCAAGGACCTGCAGTTCATCCGCATCAACGGCACGCTGGTCGGCGGCATGGTCGGCGTGGTCATCCACACGATCGATGTGTCCTTGTGA
- a CDS encoding ABC-type transport auxiliary lipoprotein family protein: protein MANKLLIVAALVPLAGCIRFGASPPPSLLTIAPQAQPAAGMVQNSATGRAIVIEVPAVPQSIAGTRVPVQATDTSLAYVKDAQWAEPPARLFARLLSDTLTARAQMVVLSPAQSFDAPSATLGGELRTFGVDAVQRQAVVTYDASFTPAGKPTVEKRRFEARVPVAAIDAAQAGAALSQAANQVAQQVSDWVGGQR, encoded by the coding sequence TTGGCGAACAAGCTTCTGATCGTCGCGGCGCTGGTGCCGCTGGCCGGCTGCATCCGCTTCGGCGCGTCGCCGCCGCCCTCGCTACTGACGATCGCGCCGCAAGCGCAGCCGGCGGCGGGCATGGTGCAGAATTCGGCGACCGGGCGGGCGATCGTGATCGAGGTGCCGGCGGTGCCGCAGTCGATCGCGGGCACACGCGTGCCGGTGCAGGCGACCGATACGTCGCTCGCCTATGTCAAGGACGCGCAATGGGCCGAGCCGCCCGCGCGGCTGTTCGCGCGGCTGCTATCCGACACGCTGACCGCGCGCGCGCAGATGGTCGTGCTGTCGCCCGCGCAATCGTTCGACGCGCCGAGCGCGACGCTTGGGGGCGAGCTGCGGACTTTCGGGGTCGATGCGGTGCAGCGGCAGGCGGTGGTGACCTATGATGCGTCGTTCACGCCGGCGGGCAAGCCGACGGTCGAGAAGCGTCGCTTCGAGGCGCGCGTGCCAGTTGCCGCAATCGACGCGGCGCAAGCGGGCGCGGCGCTGAGTCAGGCGGCCAATCAGGTCGCGCAACAGGTGTCGGACTGGGTCGGCGGGCAGCGGTAG
- a CDS encoding integrase arm-type DNA-binding domain-containing protein, which produces MALTDTAVRKAEPREKPYKMADSGGLYLYVAPSGLKSWRMKFKVGGSEKLLTFGPYPDVRLSVAREHRDEARRKLREGIDPSGARKRAEEEREAARAEQARLLTFEQAARRWWDMQRGRWAPVHSEDVITSLVRDVFPTLGARALVAIKAPDVLATLRAVEDRGSIDTAKRLRQRIAAIYDMHISEGVTESNPAAAIGKALKPLPKKGRQPAITDPDEARKVLQDAEASGASPITKLASRFLALTQSRPGMVRGVMWVEIEGIDWDDRRYGPELPIWRVPASRMKLIMDLKDEEAFEHLIPLCWQAVDVLRTIHRLTGRNLLIFPGQRHSHRPLSENAIGYLYNRVGYHGRHVPHGWRSSFSTTMNGLAVRQKRLGDEAVIELMLAHVPQNKVKAAYDRAGHMERRRELSQEWADMLMKGMRPAAALIEGRRRGV; this is translated from the coding sequence ATGGCGCTGACCGACACAGCGGTGAGGAAGGCAGAGCCTCGGGAGAAGCCGTACAAAATGGCCGACTCCGGCGGCCTCTATCTGTATGTCGCGCCCTCGGGCCTCAAGTCCTGGCGGATGAAGTTCAAGGTCGGAGGGTCAGAGAAGCTGCTGACCTTCGGCCCCTATCCCGACGTGAGGCTGTCGGTGGCGCGCGAGCACCGCGACGAGGCACGCCGCAAGCTGCGCGAGGGCATCGACCCTTCGGGCGCGCGCAAGCGGGCCGAGGAGGAACGGGAGGCCGCGCGCGCCGAGCAGGCCCGCCTGCTGACGTTCGAGCAGGCCGCCCGCCGCTGGTGGGATATGCAGCGCGGCCGCTGGGCTCCAGTTCACAGCGAGGATGTCATCACCAGCCTGGTGCGGGACGTTTTTCCGACGCTGGGCGCGCGGGCGCTGGTGGCGATCAAGGCCCCCGACGTGTTGGCGACGCTGCGCGCGGTCGAGGATCGCGGATCGATCGACACGGCGAAGCGGCTGCGCCAGCGGATCGCCGCCATCTACGACATGCACATCTCCGAGGGTGTCACCGAGAGCAACCCGGCGGCGGCGATCGGCAAGGCGCTGAAGCCTTTGCCGAAGAAGGGCCGGCAGCCGGCGATCACCGATCCTGACGAGGCGCGGAAGGTCCTACAGGACGCCGAGGCGTCGGGCGCGTCACCGATCACCAAGCTGGCGTCGCGCTTCCTAGCGCTGACGCAGAGCCGCCCAGGCATGGTCCGGGGCGTGATGTGGGTTGAAATCGAGGGCATCGACTGGGACGATCGCCGCTACGGTCCCGAGCTGCCCATCTGGCGTGTGCCGGCCTCGCGCATGAAGCTGATTATGGATCTGAAGGACGAGGAAGCGTTCGAGCACCTGATCCCGCTGTGTTGGCAGGCAGTCGACGTGCTGCGCACGATCCATCGCCTGACCGGCCGCAATCTGCTCATCTTCCCCGGCCAGCGGCATAGCCATCGCCCGCTCAGCGAGAACGCGATCGGCTACCTCTATAATCGTGTGGGGTATCATGGCCGGCACGTACCCCACGGCTGGCGCTCGTCGTTCTCGACGACGATGAACGGGCTAGCAGTGCGGCAGAAGCGCTTGGGTGACGAGGCGGTGATCGAACTGATGCTGGCGCACGTACCGCAGAACAAGGTGAAGGCGGCATACGATCGTGCCGGGCACATGGAGCGGCGGCGCGAGCTGTCGCAGGAGTGGGCGGATATGTTAATGAAGGGCATGCGGCCGGCTGCGGCGCTGATAGAGGGCAGGCGGAGGGGAGTTTGA
- a CDS encoding AlpA family phage regulatory protein, with amino-acid sequence MATRPDRSRDSLLRLTDVRKRTALSRTTIYRRIAAGTFPASVPISDGLVAWYQADIDAWVANPMGWRVTPRQLSAA; translated from the coding sequence ATGGCGACGAGGCCCGATCGCAGCCGCGACAGCCTCCTGCGCCTGACGGATGTACGGAAGCGCACCGCCCTATCGCGCACGACCATTTACCGGCGGATCGCCGCCGGCACTTTTCCAGCGTCGGTGCCGATCAGCGATGGACTGGTGGCGTGGTATCAGGCCGACATCGATGCTTGGGTAGCAAACCCGATGGGATGGAGGGTTACTCCTCGACAACTTTCTGCTGCCTAA
- a CDS encoding ABC transporter ATP-binding protein: protein MPQHNASRPDSAPIIKVSGLRNEFGDQVIHDNLDLEVRRGEILGVVGGSGTGKSVLMRSIIGLQSPSRGVVEVFGEPTLDRSELDTVEIRKRWGVLFQGGALFSTLTVAENVQVPLREFYPDLDLALLDEIASYKVVMTGLPADAGPKFPAELSGGMKKRAGLARALALDPELLFLDEPTAGLDPIGAAAFDDLTKALQKTLGLTVFLITHDLDTLYAICDRVAVLADKRVIAVGTIDELLALDHPWIQEYFNGPRGRAAVASQERGVADDAAAHPTEVAQLQSGQRSQGGMADDYARGADRADHGRSAGVTGSGERG from the coding sequence ATGCCGCAGCACAACGCCAGCCGCCCCGACAGCGCGCCGATCATCAAGGTGAGCGGGCTGCGCAACGAGTTCGGCGATCAGGTGATCCACGACAACCTCGATCTGGAGGTGCGGCGGGGCGAAATTCTCGGCGTCGTCGGCGGGTCGGGCACCGGCAAGTCGGTGCTGATGCGCTCGATCATTGGGCTGCAATCGCCGAGCCGCGGCGTCGTCGAGGTGTTCGGCGAGCCGACGCTCGATCGCAGCGAGCTGGACACGGTCGAGATCCGCAAGCGCTGGGGCGTGCTGTTTCAGGGCGGAGCCCTGTTCTCGACGCTGACCGTCGCCGAGAATGTGCAGGTGCCGCTGCGCGAATTCTATCCCGACCTCGACCTTGCGCTGCTCGACGAGATTGCGTCGTACAAGGTGGTGATGACCGGCCTGCCGGCCGACGCCGGGCCGAAATTTCCCGCCGAGCTGTCGGGCGGCATGAAGAAGCGTGCCGGGCTGGCGCGCGCGCTGGCGCTCGACCCCGAATTGCTGTTCCTCGACGAGCCGACCGCGGGGCTCGACCCGATCGGCGCGGCGGCGTTCGACGATCTGACCAAGGCGTTGCAGAAGACGCTGGGGCTGACGGTGTTCCTCATCACCCACGATCTCGACACCTTATATGCGATCTGCGACCGCGTCGCGGTGCTCGCCGACAAGCGCGTGATCGCGGTGGGGACGATCGACGAATTGCTGGCGCTGGATCATCCGTGGATCCAGGAATATTTCAACGGGCCGCGCGGCCGGGCGGCGGTCGCCTCGCAGGAGCGCGGTGTCGCGGACGATGCGGCCGCACACCCGACCGAGGTGGCGCAGCTGCAAAGCGGGCAGCGCTCGCAGGGCGGCATGGCGGACGATTATGCGCGCGGCGCGGATAGGGCGGATCACGGCAGGTCGGCCGGCGTCACCGGGTCGGGCGAGAGGGGCTGA
- a CDS encoding efflux RND transporter permease subunit, which translates to MGFRNISAWSIRNPVPSIVLFLMLTVAGIVSFVRMDINEQPDIDFPIVSIDITQPGAAPSELETQVTQRVEAAVRSLEGIDEIQSFVSEGTSTTIVQLDIGTPIDRAVNEARDAITQIRGNLPEGILEPQVARVKINDNDLGSYTAVGTDMTLEQLSWYIDNTVTKELMSVPGMGGVTRNGGVSREIRVILDPARLAAQGLTASQINAQLRQVNLNAPGGRAEIAGAEQSVRVLGNAHTAYELGQLQINVGNGRTVRLSDVATVRDLYAEQRSAASVDGRQALSFDFTRAKGYSDVTVFREAKAKLEALEKRNPQVRFKMRLDGSKYPLEQFKTAIHAMIEGAILAVIVVFLFLRDWRATIISALAIPLSAIPAFWFMDLMGFTLNNMTMLALSLVAGVLVDDAIVEIENIVRHMRMGKSAYQASIDAADEIGLAVLATTMAIVAVFLPVGLMPGIAGQFFKNFGLTVVAAVLMSLAVARLITPMVAAYFLKAGGHVEHGGGWLLDTYQKLLIWTLDSTRAVRARAKGGVHRVVGYWRDHRVWMIGAGVLAFVATIAMFATSPLTFQPARDMPRSTVTITMPPGSTLQTTQGVVDQVYAVLSKQPEVESIYTRTLVGSGRVTAQLREKREKTSTEFERALAPELAKIADARVNFQSQFGWGDNNRDVSITLGGDDPVVLRQAADRLVKEMGTVPGLLAPRIAGDLNRPEIIIKPRLDLAASLGVTTSALSNAIRIATIGDIDQNSARFSLNDRQIPIRVALEQSSRSRLATIQNLPVQTLTGGSVPLSVVAEIGFGSGPTRIQRINQQRQLTVGADLSPGQTISVMLPKVKQLPAMKNLPLGVGELSVGQAKWQMEMLQNFIVAVVAGVFLVFSVLVLLYRRLLPPLVNMASLTLAPLGGLIALRLTGNPLSMPVFIGLLMLLGIVAKNSILLIDFALEEMQAGVPSYDAIVDAGHKRAQPIVMTTVAMVAGMVPTALSLSGDGASRAPMGIVVIGGLIVSTLLTLLIVPAAFSLAIGVERRVGPWLGRRLLTYRPGDEGPVIEHSPQDAIGAPHGRIPFRGEGSHPAE; encoded by the coding sequence ATGGGCTTTCGCAACATCTCCGCCTGGTCGATCCGCAACCCGGTGCCGTCGATCGTCCTGTTCCTGATGCTGACGGTCGCCGGGATCGTCAGCTTCGTGCGGATGGACATCAACGAACAGCCCGACATCGACTTCCCGATCGTCTCGATCGACATTACCCAGCCGGGTGCGGCGCCGAGCGAGCTGGAGACGCAGGTCACGCAGCGCGTCGAGGCGGCGGTGCGTTCGCTGGAGGGGATCGACGAGATCCAGTCGTTCGTGTCGGAGGGTACGTCGACGACGATCGTCCAGCTCGACATCGGCACCCCGATCGACCGCGCGGTGAACGAGGCGCGCGACGCGATCACGCAAATCCGCGGCAATTTGCCCGAGGGGATCCTCGAGCCGCAGGTCGCGCGGGTGAAGATCAACGACAACGATCTCGGCAGCTACACCGCGGTCGGCACCGACATGACGCTGGAACAGCTCAGCTGGTACATCGACAATACCGTCACCAAGGAGCTGATGTCGGTGCCCGGCATGGGCGGGGTGACGCGCAACGGCGGGGTCAGCCGCGAGATCCGCGTGATCCTCGACCCCGCACGGCTCGCCGCGCAGGGGCTGACCGCAAGCCAGATCAACGCGCAATTGCGGCAGGTGAACCTCAACGCGCCGGGCGGACGCGCCGAGATCGCGGGCGCGGAGCAATCGGTGCGCGTGCTGGGCAATGCGCATACCGCCTATGAGCTGGGCCAGTTGCAGATCAACGTCGGCAACGGCCGCACGGTGCGGCTGTCCGACGTCGCGACGGTCCGCGACCTATATGCCGAGCAGCGCTCCGCCGCGTCGGTCGACGGGCGGCAGGCGCTGTCGTTCGATTTCACGCGCGCCAAGGGCTATTCGGACGTCACCGTCTTCCGCGAGGCGAAGGCGAAGCTGGAAGCGCTGGAGAAGCGCAACCCGCAGGTCCGCTTCAAGATGCGGCTCGACGGGTCGAAATATCCGCTGGAGCAATTCAAGACCGCGATCCACGCGATGATCGAGGGCGCGATCCTGGCGGTGATCGTCGTGTTCCTCTTCCTGCGCGACTGGCGCGCGACGATCATCTCGGCGCTGGCGATCCCGCTGTCGGCGATCCCGGCGTTCTGGTTCATGGATTTGATGGGCTTCACGCTCAACAACATGACGATGCTGGCGCTCAGCCTAGTCGCGGGCGTGCTGGTCGACGACGCGATCGTCGAGATCGAGAACATCGTACGCCACATGCGCATGGGCAAGAGCGCGTATCAGGCGTCGATCGACGCCGCCGACGAGATCGGCCTCGCGGTGCTGGCGACGACGATGGCGATCGTCGCGGTGTTCCTGCCGGTCGGGCTGATGCCGGGGATCGCCGGGCAGTTCTTCAAGAATTTCGGGCTGACCGTCGTCGCGGCGGTGCTGATGAGCCTCGCGGTGGCGCGGCTCATCACCCCGATGGTCGCGGCCTATTTCCTGAAGGCCGGCGGGCATGTCGAACATGGCGGCGGCTGGCTGCTCGACACCTATCAAAAGCTGCTGATCTGGACGCTCGACAGCACCCGCGCGGTGCGCGCGCGCGCCAAGGGCGGGGTGCACCGCGTCGTCGGTTATTGGCGCGATCACCGCGTGTGGATGATCGGCGCGGGCGTGCTGGCGTTCGTGGCGACAATCGCGATGTTCGCGACCTCGCCGCTGACCTTCCAGCCGGCGCGCGACATGCCGCGCTCGACCGTGACGATCACGATGCCGCCGGGCAGCACGCTCCAGACGACGCAGGGCGTGGTCGATCAGGTCTATGCCGTGCTCAGCAAGCAGCCCGAGGTCGAGAGCATCTATACCCGAACGCTGGTCGGATCGGGCCGCGTCACCGCGCAATTGCGCGAGAAGCGAGAGAAGACCTCGACCGAGTTCGAGCGCGCGCTGGCGCCGGAGCTGGCGAAGATCGCCGACGCGCGGGTCAATTTCCAGTCGCAGTTCGGCTGGGGCGACAACAACCGCGACGTCTCGATCACGCTGGGCGGCGACGATCCCGTCGTGCTGCGACAAGCCGCCGACCGGCTGGTCAAGGAGATGGGGACGGTGCCGGGGCTGCTCGCGCCGCGCATCGCGGGCGATCTCAACCGGCCGGAGATCATCATCAAGCCGCGGCTCGATCTCGCCGCCAGCCTGGGGGTGACGACGTCGGCGCTGTCGAATGCGATCCGCATCGCTACGATCGGCGACATCGACCAGAACAGCGCACGCTTCTCGCTCAACGACCGGCAGATCCCGATCCGCGTCGCGCTGGAGCAGAGTTCGCGCTCGCGGCTGGCGACGATCCAGAATTTGCCGGTGCAGACGCTGACCGGCGGTTCGGTGCCGCTGAGCGTGGTCGCGGAGATCGGCTTCGGCTCCGGCCCGACGCGTATCCAGCGCATCAACCAGCAACGCCAGCTGACGGTCGGTGCCGATTTGAGCCCCGGCCAGACGATCAGCGTGATGCTGCCCAAGGTGAAGCAGTTGCCGGCGATGAAGAACCTCCCGCTGGGCGTGGGCGAGCTGAGCGTCGGCCAGGCCAAGTGGCAGATGGAGATGCTCCAGAACTTCATCGTCGCGGTGGTGGCGGGCGTGTTCCTGGTCTTCTCGGTGCTGGTGCTGCTGTACCGCCGCCTATTGCCGCCGCTGGTCAACATGGCGTCGCTGACGCTTGCGCCGCTCGGCGGGCTGATCGCGCTGCGGCTGACCGGCAATCCGCTGTCGATGCCGGTGTTCATCGGCTTGCTGATGCTGCTCGGGATCGTCGCCAAGAACTCGATCCTGCTGATCGACTTCGCGCTGGAGGAGATGCAGGCGGGCGTGCCGTCCTATGACGCGATCGTCGATGCCGGGCACAAGCGCGCGCAGCCGATCGTGATGACCACCGTCGCGATGGTCGCGGGCATGGTGCCGACCGCGCTGTCGCTGTCGGGCGACGGGGCGTCGCGCGCGCCGATGGGGATCGTGGTGATCGGCGGGTTGATCGTCTCGACCCTGCTGACGCTGCTGATCGTGCCCGCGGCCTTCTCGCTGGCGATCGGGGTCGAGCGGCGCGTCGGGCCGTGGCTGGGGCGGCGGTTGCTGACCTATCGTCCGGGCGACGAGGGTCCGGTGATCGAGCACTCGCCGCAAGATGCGATCGGTGCGCCGCATGGACGGATCCCGTTCCGGGGAGAGGGGTCGCATCCGGCGGAGTAG
- a CDS encoding MlaD family protein, giving the protein METRSNHVLVGAVVLILLALVAVFTVWIARIGGAEERDYDIFFRQAVDGLAKGSSVTFSGVPSGQVKSISLWKPDPQYVRVRISVNNDTPILRGTTATIQGSFTGTSTVSLDGAIKGAQPITCPEGDAAKSVCPLGVPVIPTKTGGIGAILNSAPQLLERLSTLTERLTGMLSDRNQASIAGILDNTNRLTDALADRGPEIAATLAQTRIAIQQAGNAAEQIGALAQTTNGVLANDVQPAMANLNKAITSAQQSADTLNAAIGDARPGLTTFSKQTIPQVNQLVRDLRVTASSLKSISERVEQGGASSLVGQPALPDYKGK; this is encoded by the coding sequence ATGGAAACGCGTTCGAACCATGTCCTCGTCGGCGCGGTGGTGCTGATCCTGCTGGCGCTGGTGGCGGTCTTCACGGTGTGGATCGCGCGGATCGGCGGCGCGGAAGAGCGCGACTATGACATCTTCTTCCGGCAGGCGGTCGACGGGCTGGCGAAGGGCTCGTCGGTGACCTTTTCGGGCGTGCCGTCCGGGCAAGTGAAGAGCATCTCGCTGTGGAAGCCCGATCCGCAATATGTGCGCGTGCGGATCAGCGTGAACAACGACACACCGATCCTGCGCGGCACCACCGCGACGATCCAGGGCAGCTTCACCGGCACCAGCACCGTCAGCCTCGACGGCGCGATCAAGGGCGCGCAGCCGATCACCTGCCCCGAGGGCGACGCCGCCAAGAGCGTCTGCCCGTTGGGCGTGCCGGTGATCCCGACCAAGACCGGCGGGATCGGCGCGATCCTCAATTCCGCGCCGCAGCTGCTGGAGCGATTGTCGACGCTGACCGAGCGGCTGACCGGGATGCTGAGCGACCGCAACCAGGCGTCGATCGCCGGCATCCTCGACAACACCAACCGGCTGACCGACGCGCTCGCCGATCGCGGGCCGGAGATCGCCGCGACGCTGGCGCAGACGCGGATCGCGATCCAGCAGGCGGGCAATGCCGCGGAGCAGATCGGCGCACTGGCGCAGACCACCAACGGCGTGCTGGCGAACGACGTCCAGCCGGCGATGGCCAATCTCAACAAGGCGATCACGTCGGCGCAACAGAGCGCGGATACGCTGAACGCCGCGATCGGCGATGCGCGGCCGGGGCTGACGACGTTCAGCAAGCAGACGATCCCGCAGGTCAATCAGCTGGTGCGCGACCTGCGCGTGACCGCCTCGTCGCTGAAGTCGATCTCGGAGCGCGTCGAACAGGGCGGCGCCAGCTCGCTGGTGGGGCAGCCGGCGCTGCCGGACTATAAGGGGAAGTGA
- a CDS encoding ABC transporter permease — MSAAADFSIDQDGARAGGGQVLRVTGDLSLARLGDLPSRLEKQGGQVSVVDLSAVERIDTIGAWVIHRFAREHDARIEGLSGDGQNLLEQVQAADQPVQMRPQSRSAFRRVLAEIGESTSNSARTALGLLAFMGETVIAFGHVLRHPSRFRFNATVQRFEVVGVSALGIIGLMSFLIGVVIAQQGAVQLRQFGAEAFTINLVGRITMRELGVLMTAIMVAGRSGSAFAAQLGTMKLTEEIDAMRTIGVSPMEALVLPRTIAAIILMPLLGFYSSIIAIIGGGLLCWFALDIPPVAFVARIREVVPITDVFVGLIKAPVFGAIIAVAGCFQGMQVKGDAEQVGLKTTSAVVQAIFMVIVVDAFFAVFFEQIGWI, encoded by the coding sequence ATGAGTGCGGCTGCCGATTTCAGTATCGATCAAGACGGTGCCCGCGCGGGCGGCGGGCAGGTGTTGCGGGTGACCGGCGACCTGTCGCTGGCGCGGCTGGGCGATCTTCCGAGCCGATTGGAGAAGCAGGGCGGGCAGGTTTCCGTCGTCGATCTGTCGGCGGTCGAGCGGATCGACACGATCGGCGCATGGGTGATCCACCGTTTCGCGCGGGAGCATGACGCGCGGATCGAGGGGTTGAGCGGCGACGGGCAGAATCTACTGGAACAGGTGCAGGCCGCCGATCAGCCGGTGCAGATGCGCCCGCAATCGCGCTCCGCCTTCCGGCGGGTGCTCGCGGAAATCGGCGAGTCGACGTCGAACTCGGCGCGCACCGCGCTGGGCCTGCTGGCCTTCATGGGCGAGACGGTGATCGCGTTCGGCCATGTCCTGCGGCATCCGAGCCGCTTCCGCTTCAACGCGACCGTGCAGCGGTTCGAGGTAGTCGGCGTTTCGGCGCTCGGCATCATCGGCCTGATGAGCTTCCTGATCGGCGTGGTGATCGCGCAACAGGGCGCGGTGCAATTGCGGCAGTTCGGGGCCGAAGCGTTCACGATCAACCTCGTCGGGCGCATCACGATGCGCGAACTTGGCGTGTTGATGACCGCGATCATGGTCGCGGGGCGATCCGGCTCCGCGTTCGCCGCGCAGCTCGGCACGATGAAGCTGACGGAAGAGATCGACGCCATGCGCACGATCGGCGTCTCGCCGATGGAAGCGCTGGTGCTGCCGCGCACGATCGCGGCGATCATCCTGATGCCGCTGCTCGGCTTTTATTCATCGATTATCGCGATCATCGGCGGCGGGCTGTTGTGCTGGTTCGCGCTCGACATTCCGCCGGTCGCGTTCGTCGCGCGCATCCGCGAGGTGGTGCCGATCACTGACGTGTTCGTCGGGCTCATCAAGGCCCCGGTGTTCGGCGCGATCATTGCGGTCGCCGGCTGTTTCCAGGGGATGCAGGTGAAGGGCGACGCCGAACAGGTCGGCCTCAAGACGACGTCAGCGGTGGTGCAGGCAATCTTCATGGTGATCGTGGTCGACGCGTTCTTCGCCGTCTTCTTCGAACAGATCGGCTGGATCTGA